The DNA region aggaggatggagagttcaAAGCCATGCATGCCTTACACAGTGACTCTGAAGCTAGCCTAGAATAcccaaaaccctgtctcaaaagacaaaccaGAATAGTAAAttgaaagcaaaagaaaccaaaaaccctTCCCATAATACCACTATATCTGAGCCATTACCTGATCTAAACTGAATTTTGATAGGCCTCCCGaaaagtttgattccattgagAAGATTCATGGCGTAGGGAACAGACACTTCGTGTTTGAAATTCACAAATGCAAACTGCTTCAGTTTGCCATCTTTATCTTTTGGGATTTTCACCTTTATTACTGGCCCAGCCtgcaaagaaaaatattcagaacTTAAACAAGGCAATTTCAGGAAGACATTTAAATTTCAGAAATAAAGGAGAATGCAAGCctgtcatggtggcacatgcctgtattGTCAGATGTCAAGGGATGCAGGCAGGAGGACCAGCTCAAAGTCAGCCTCGGAGTCCCAGGGCTACCAAGGCTATAgagactgtctctctgtctcaaatACTATAAAGAAGAGAACACAAGTTGTAAACAAAAGGTATATAATCAACACctcatcaaaaataaaatgtccCGACAAGGGCTGGACATCTACTTACTTCCCTTTTAGTAAATTATTCTAGTTCCGACTTGATATCGAGATTATTTGGGGAAAGTCTTTTTTACTACATTATTTATAATACTGACAAAGACTAGAAAGTACAATATAAAACCTACATCTTACATGACTGTGTGATGTCTTAACAAGACAACCAAGAGCTACCACTTTCCCACTACATGGAAACGAACACTTAGAAGGCAAAGTGGATTTTCTTCgactaccaaaaagaaaaaaaaaagaaaaaaaaaaagaaccaaaaacctTCCGCACCTATTAATCAAATATAACCAGCTATTGAGTCATAAAGCAAGAAGGAACGAGATAGGTAGAATTATTCACACGTTTTAGATAAACATGCCAGTACTGCTCCCCTACGTTATGTTTATGGAGATTTTAAAACACTTTAATGTCTGCAATTTCACACGGAAGTTAAGCGGAAATGGAATCGGAAACTCCACCTGTGCGATGAAGCAAAGGCCAATTAACTCAATTAAGGGAAGGCAAGGTACGTAGGAAAACGGGAAAGCAATACTGAGGTTCCACCTCGGATCCCTGGACTTCACCGGGGTGGAGACGCAGATGTCCCCATCATCAGACGTCACTTTTGGCCCGAACGTCCCGGAATTCCGGCCTGGCGCGCTCCGCTCCTTGTCCGAGCCCGTGAATGCCACAGCCGCCCTAGGACCGCGCCCGCCCCTTACCTGGTGGAACAGCTCGAAGAGGAGCTCCTCCGTCACCTTCGTCTCCAGGTTACCCACGAACAGAGTGCGGTCGGCCTCCGCGGCCGCCGCCCCCATCTCCGCGCCGTTCCAGTCTCAGGCCTAGGCGGTCTGCTCGCGGCCCACCGACCCTAGTGCGCACTCTCAGAAACACCCACGTCCTCTCGTTCAGACGTCACGACGTAAACGCCCGTCCTGCGCAAGCGCAGGCAAAACACGCATGCGCACGGGACAAGATCCCGTTTCCGGCGGCTCCTCCTTCCGCCGTTGCACGAAAAATGGCGGCTGGGATCGGTAACGGTTGCGTCCGACGCGGGCTGGAGTGATCTGCGGTGCTGCCGAGGGCCCAGTTTGATCGACGTACGTCTAGCAAACACTGCAGGCGGTGTTTGAAGATGGCCCAGAACTCGGTGTCGCTGTCCGCCGGCGATCAAGCCAACAGGATGGCCCACCGATCCTCCCAAGGAGATCTCAACCCGTCGGCCATGGCTTGGGCGATGGTCTCCGGAGACAGCTTCCTGGTTACTAGACTTGATCCGAATCAGCCAGGACCTCGGCCACCAGCGCGACCCAGCGTTCGGACCGACAGACGTCGAGTGCCCGTCGGTGGCCGCAGCCGTAGCCGAAGCCGCCAAGGCAGATTCTCGCCCTACCCGATCCCAGGCGTCAAACTCGACCTCTTAAGAAGTGTGCTGCAGCAGCGTCTTGTTGCGTTAGGATCTGCTCTCGCAACCCGAATCTCAGCGTAGAGCAAATGCCTCCCCTCACTTAGCTTGCAAACAAGGCCTTTCCAAAATCATTTCTTGGTGTAACGGCAGTTTGATTTTTACTGACGTACTTTCACCGATGTGGGCGGTTATTATAGGCTATCAAAAGTTAACCGGGCATAGTAACACatttttaatctcagtactcgggAAGCAGTCTCTGAGTTACAGGATAGCCCGTGTTACATAATTGAGGGGCTTAATATCCATCCATATGGGGCCAAGACGAATGTAGGAAGGGTTTTCTTAGGTAATCACAAAGCTAAGTGATTGGGTTTTCTTAGGTAGTCACAAAACTGATTATTTGAGTGATGTAGAGTCTCTAATAGTGTAGACTTGCctggatggtcttgaactcattctCGCACCTgggcctcccaggtgctgggatttaCAGGCCCGAGCCGTACACCAGGATTGAGTAACAGTTACTCAAGGTGGAATCCAACTGTATCTGAGTTCCACAATCCTCCCTGATTACTTTGAGACGTCAAATTCAAGCTTTTGTAACTATCTTCCTCTTTACCCCTGACTACCCTTGAATTCATGTTGAGAACAAATGTCCTTTATCAGTTGCTTTATCTTTACACCTTTCCTCACCACCTAACTATACACCCCTTCTGcgttctttcttgtttttctttacaaGTCTACAGATTCCCAGTCTTGGGATGTCTCATTTTGTACCTCTGACAagactgcctctacctcccacgtgctgatattaaaggcatgctccaaaAGGCCTGACCAGACTCAATTTTAACACACTAAAAGAAAGTACTCTAACAAGTTCAGCCAAATGTGCAGCCTACTTTTCCAAAGACTTCAAATGGACATTTGCAGGTGTCATACTATTTAATCAACTCCCAACTTCATTAGCGTGAATCTACTGTCACAAAAATATGCTAGTGGGACCTAAGTCTAATCACTGTCACTGTCATTTGTTTTCTGCTCACCGTGATCATTTGACATCTTTTGTCTTCACTCTTTCAATCTAAGAATGGTTTTATAAAACTACTGAAAGGGCCTCGCTGTGTTGCCCAGGTTGGTCTAGAACTGGAAATCCTACCTAAGCCTCCCCAGTGATGGGTGTGTACCCAGCAGCAGATGAACTTAACACATCAAGAGCCAGAGTGTGTTCTGAATGGAGAAGCTAATGTGTAGCAGCCACACTAGACCTTTCACTTAGTAATGCCATTCTATATTGGTTGTGATGGCTTCCCATGATAACTGTTTAGTTCTCTAAGTGGCTGGTCATTCCTAGgctaatatttttctcttaacCATGTATTCCCCAAAGTGGTATTGGGAGAAAGTTTGTGGAATTTTTGTTTTCAGACCCCTGTCTCTTCAGACTTAAAATGAGATAAAGATATGCTACACTGACTGTTAGACCACATCTGCAGATGAAAATTAATATAGTGGATATATAGTGAGAAGACTGGAAATTGTGACCAGGGAAGATACCGACAATATTAGCTACTTCCGATTAAGCGTGTTACTGTGCTAGAGCCCGTTGCCCAGTAGGTTGAGCTGACAATTATTCTGTGCTTCCTGTTGCCTGCACCAGGCACTTAAGTGAGCAAGGTCCATAGGTGGCTTTGCTCACATGGAGCTTTATAGTACGTCACTTGATTGTCACACCAGCCTGTAAGAAAGACATACTTAATTTTTTTGCAGGGGCAGTCCAAAAGTGAGGTGGGTTCTCCAAGGTCTTTCAGCTGAGATTCTTTGAACCTTACCCACTTCACAGTAGTTACTATCCCTGATATCTAAAAGGAAATTAGCAGAGCTTT from Rattus norvegicus strain BN/NHsdMcwi chromosome 8, GRCr8, whole genome shotgun sequence includes:
- the Rbm7 gene encoding RNA-binding protein 7 isoform X1, whose translation is MGAAAAEADRTLFVGNLETKVTEELLFELFHQVRGGRGPRAAVAFTGSDKERSAPGRNSGTFGPKVTSDDGDICVSTPVKSRDPRWNLSIAFPFSYVPCLPLIELIGLCFIAQYLRQRDSLYSLGSPGTPRLTLSWSSCLHPLTSDNTGWASNKGENPKR
- the C8h11orf71 gene encoding uncharacterized protein C11orf71 homolog produces the protein MAQNSVSLSAGDQANRMAHRSSQGDLNPSAMAWAMVSGDSFLVTRLDPNQPGPRPPARPSVRTDRRRVPVGGRSRSRSRQGRFSPYPIPGVKLDLLRSVLQQRLVALGSALATRISA